A single genomic interval of Bradyrhizobium japonicum USDA 6 harbors:
- a CDS encoding FadR/GntR family transcriptional regulator, protein MELKRATEGEKGFEKVFAFLRERLLAGSLKPGDRLISERELATLLGVSRPIVREALRALTVLGIVEIRDRIGTVVTQPDVSVLNDFFTFALAQQADMLDDVMQARVAIECQAIRLACERANIADFERLQRALAKIGETIDEADAGGMADFEFHRAIVVASHSETLTVLHGSLAGLLTHSHRSRRELVQAFPSMKTYLIDDHRRIFDAIIARDPERADATLRKHFAIGDEYRRRAVVGDIDKTSASG, encoded by the coding sequence ATGGAACTGAAGCGGGCCACCGAGGGCGAAAAAGGGTTCGAGAAGGTGTTCGCCTTTCTGCGCGAACGCCTGCTTGCAGGCTCGCTCAAGCCCGGCGACCGCCTGATTTCCGAGCGCGAGCTGGCGACCCTCCTCGGCGTCAGCCGGCCGATCGTCCGCGAGGCGCTGCGCGCCCTCACCGTGCTCGGCATCGTCGAAATCCGCGACCGCATCGGCACCGTGGTGACGCAACCGGACGTCTCGGTGCTGAACGACTTCTTCACCTTCGCGCTCGCCCAGCAGGCGGACATGCTCGATGACGTCATGCAGGCGCGCGTCGCGATCGAGTGCCAGGCGATCCGGCTCGCCTGCGAGCGCGCCAACATCGCCGATTTCGAACGCCTGCAGCGTGCGCTCGCGAAGATCGGAGAGACGATCGACGAGGCAGACGCCGGCGGCATGGCGGACTTCGAATTCCATCGCGCCATCGTCGTGGCCTCGCACTCGGAAACGCTGACGGTCTTGCACGGTTCGCTGGCGGGACTGCTGACGCATTCGCATCGCAGCCGCCGCGAGCTGGTGCAGGCCTTCCCGTCGATGAAGACGTACCTGATCGACGACCACCGGCGCATCTTCGACGCAATCATCGCGCGCGACCCCGAGCGAGCGGACGCGACGCTGCGCAAGCATTTTGCCATTGGCGACGAATACCGCAGGCGCGCCGTCGTCGGCGACATCGACAAGACCAGCGCCTCAGGCTGA
- a CDS encoding exodeoxyribonuclease III — protein sequence MKIATFNINNINRRLPNLLAWMRAAKPDVVALQELKASDGEFPAAAIEKAGYGAVWCGQKTWNGVAILARNAEPILTRDRLPGKPDDREARYIEAAVRGIIVTSIYLPNGNPQPGPKFDFKLDWFARLKRHAKTFIKQDLPVVLAGDYNVAPDEIDIYPTRSWDKDALIQPKSRAAFASLVDQGWCDAIRELHPDKRIYTFWDYKRNRWPRDAGLRLDHLLLSPALVSRLAKAGVDKKVRGEDGASDHAPAWVVLKQR from the coding sequence ATGAAGATCGCGACATTCAACATCAACAACATCAACCGCCGCCTGCCCAATTTGCTGGCATGGATGCGCGCGGCGAAGCCCGATGTCGTCGCGCTTCAGGAATTGAAGGCAAGTGATGGCGAATTTCCGGCGGCGGCCATCGAAAAGGCCGGCTATGGCGCGGTGTGGTGTGGACAGAAGACGTGGAACGGCGTCGCCATCCTCGCCCGCAATGCCGAGCCCATTCTCACCCGCGATCGCTTGCCGGGAAAGCCTGATGATCGCGAAGCCCGCTACATCGAGGCCGCCGTGCGCGGAATCATCGTCACCAGCATCTATCTGCCGAACGGCAATCCGCAGCCGGGGCCGAAATTCGACTTCAAGCTCGACTGGTTCGCGCGCCTTAAGCGCCACGCCAAGACGTTCATCAAGCAGGATCTACCCGTGGTGCTCGCCGGCGACTACAACGTCGCGCCTGATGAGATCGACATCTATCCGACGCGGTCATGGGACAAGGATGCGCTGATCCAGCCGAAGAGCCGCGCAGCCTTTGCCTCGCTGGTCGATCAGGGTTGGTGCGATGCGATCCGCGAACTGCATCCGGACAAGCGCATCTACACGTTCTGGGATTACAAGCGAAATCGCTGGCCGCGCGATGCGGGCCTGCGGCTCGATCATCTCCTGCTCAGCCCCGCCCTCGTCTCGCGGCTGGCCAAGGCGGGTGTCGACAAGAAGGTACGCGGCGAGGATGGCGCGAGCGATCACGCGCCGGCGTGGGTGGTGCTGAAGCAGCGATGA
- a CDS encoding cysteine rich repeat-containing protein — MSKLSFAAFVVVVAISGAASAQSSDPRGACKADYDKFCAGIAPGGGKIIACLNAKRDQLSATCKAALDSRKK, encoded by the coding sequence ATGTCCAAGTTGAGCTTTGCTGCTTTCGTCGTCGTCGTCGCGATCTCCGGAGCGGCTTCGGCACAATCGTCCGATCCGCGCGGCGCGTGCAAGGCGGACTATGATAAATTCTGCGCCGGCATCGCACCCGGTGGCGGCAAGATCATCGCCTGCCTCAACGCCAAGCGCGATCAGCTCAGCGCGACGTGCAAGGCGGCGCTGGACAGCCGGAAGAAGTAA
- a CDS encoding replicative DNA helicase, with translation MALTDSNVLKLAPEPGTPAYRSAPHNIEAEQSLLGAILVNNDAFYRVSDFLEPKHYFEPLHQTIYETAGSLIRMGKIATPVTLKTFLPADTDVGGMTIGQYLARLAAEATTIINAQDYGRTIYDLALRRDLIGIGEDMVNVAYDAPVDFAPRAQIEDAERRLYELAESGRYDGGFQKFSQALAIAVDLAAKAFQRDGKLSGISTGMRDLDTKMGGLQHSDLIIVAGRPGMGKTSLATNIAYNVAKAYVGEVQADGTMKAANGGVIGFFSCEMSADQLATRIVAERTGIPSSHIRRGGISEADFDKIREVSIELQSLPFYVDATGGLSIAQLMARARRLKRQKGLDLLVIDYIQLLSGSGKRASDSRVQEITEITTSLKALAKELNVPVIALSQLSRQVESRDDKRPQLSDLRESGSIEQDADVVLFVYREEYYLAMKEPRPGTPEHEKWQLDMSLAHGKAEVIIGKQRHGPTGTVDLAFEASVTRFGDLAPDSQLPARSSNDY, from the coding sequence ATGGCCCTGACTGATTCGAACGTCCTCAAACTCGCGCCCGAGCCCGGAACTCCCGCGTATCGGAGCGCGCCGCATAATATCGAGGCGGAACAGAGCCTTCTCGGCGCGATCCTGGTCAACAACGACGCCTTCTACCGCGTCTCCGACTTCCTCGAGCCGAAGCATTATTTCGAGCCGCTGCACCAGACCATCTACGAGACCGCCGGCAGCCTGATCCGGATGGGCAAGATCGCCACGCCCGTGACGCTGAAGACGTTCCTCCCCGCCGACACCGATGTCGGCGGCATGACCATCGGGCAGTATCTGGCGCGGCTCGCGGCGGAAGCGACCACCATCATCAACGCCCAGGACTACGGCCGCACCATCTACGATCTGGCGCTGCGACGCGACCTGATCGGCATCGGCGAGGACATGGTCAATGTCGCTTATGACGCCCCGGTCGATTTCGCGCCGCGGGCGCAGATCGAGGACGCCGAGCGCCGCCTGTATGAGCTCGCCGAATCCGGCCGTTATGACGGTGGCTTCCAGAAATTCTCGCAGGCGTTGGCGATCGCGGTCGATCTCGCAGCCAAAGCGTTCCAGCGCGATGGAAAGCTGTCCGGCATTTCGACCGGCATGCGCGACCTCGACACCAAGATGGGCGGCCTTCAGCACTCCGACCTCATCATCGTGGCCGGACGCCCGGGCATGGGCAAGACTTCGCTGGCGACCAACATCGCCTACAACGTCGCCAAGGCCTATGTCGGCGAGGTCCAGGCTGACGGCACCATGAAGGCCGCCAATGGCGGCGTGATCGGCTTCTTCTCCTGCGAAATGTCGGCCGACCAGCTCGCCACGCGTATCGTGGCCGAGCGCACCGGCATTCCCTCCTCCCACATCCGCCGCGGCGGCATCTCGGAAGCCGATTTCGACAAGATCCGGGAAGTCTCGATCGAGCTGCAGTCGCTGCCGTTCTATGTCGACGCAACCGGCGGCCTGTCGATCGCGCAGCTGATGGCACGCGCGCGCCGGCTGAAGCGGCAGAAGGGCCTCGATCTCCTCGTGATCGACTACATCCAGCTGCTCTCCGGCTCAGGCAAGCGCGCCAGCGACAGCCGCGTGCAGGAAATCACGGAGATCACGACCAGCCTGAAGGCGCTCGCCAAGGAGCTCAATGTTCCGGTCATCGCGCTGTCGCAGCTCTCGCGCCAGGTCGAATCCCGCGACGACAAGCGGCCGCAGCTCTCCGACCTGCGTGAATCGGGCTCGATCGAGCAGGACGCCGACGTCGTGCTATTCGTTTACCGCGAGGAATATTACCTCGCGATGAAGGAGCCCCGCCCGGGCACGCCTGAACACGAGAAGTGGCAGCTTGACATGAGTCTTGCGCACGGAAAGGCCGAGGTCATCATCGGCAAGCAGCGTCACGGCCCGACAGGCACCGTCGATTTGGCGTTCGAAGCCTCGGTCACGCGGTTCGGCGACCTCGCGCCTGACAGTCAGCTGCCGGCTCGCAGCAGCAACGACTACTGA
- the alr gene encoding alanine racemase has translation MASDPKMIPQSGLLSAEANQAAALAAYGGVLTVDLDAIIANWRKLEKTAVPAECSAVIKADAYGCGAAQVSRALSKAGCKTFFVATIEEARTVREAVPEAAIYVLGGYFQNTGEHYAKINCRPVIGDLNELAEWDVFCRRTGWTGGAAVHIDTGMNRLGLTLADAQAIIPRINAGDHGITLVMSHLVSAEQLNSPVNAKQLATFRGIASEFSGVPAALANSSGIFLGAPFQFDLVRPGAALYGVNPTPEADNPMQPVVDLKARIVQTRNVERGETVGYGGTWTARRPTKLAIIAVGYADGYFRAASSNDGTRGAEVVVAGKRCPVAGRVSMDLIAIDITDLPPNAARRGHMVTLLGEGITVDELAHHFGTIGYEVLTSLGRRYARVYKGGNEVEPLVKPEPPPTAEQPPSPPPIQQPASPPPLPS, from the coding sequence ATGGCGTCCGACCCGAAAATGATTCCGCAATCCGGCCTTCTCTCCGCGGAGGCCAATCAGGCTGCCGCGCTCGCAGCCTATGGCGGCGTGCTCACCGTCGATCTCGACGCCATCATCGCCAACTGGCGCAAGCTCGAGAAGACGGCAGTGCCGGCCGAATGCTCGGCCGTGATCAAGGCCGACGCCTATGGCTGCGGCGCCGCGCAGGTCTCGCGGGCCCTTAGCAAGGCCGGTTGCAAGACCTTCTTCGTCGCCACCATCGAGGAAGCGCGCACTGTCCGCGAAGCCGTGCCGGAGGCCGCGATCTACGTGCTCGGCGGCTATTTCCAGAACACCGGCGAGCACTACGCCAAGATCAATTGCCGGCCGGTGATCGGCGATCTCAACGAGCTCGCCGAATGGGACGTGTTCTGCCGCCGCACCGGCTGGACCGGGGGCGCCGCTGTTCACATCGACACCGGCATGAACCGGCTCGGGCTGACGCTTGCGGACGCGCAGGCCATCATCCCCCGCATCAACGCCGGCGATCACGGCATCACGCTGGTGATGAGCCATCTGGTCTCGGCCGAGCAGCTCAACAGTCCCGTGAATGCAAAACAGCTGGCGACCTTCCGCGGTATCGCCAGCGAATTTTCCGGCGTGCCGGCCGCGCTTGCCAATTCCTCCGGAATCTTCCTCGGCGCGCCCTTCCAGTTCGACCTGGTGCGACCGGGCGCAGCGCTCTACGGCGTCAACCCGACGCCTGAGGCCGACAACCCGATGCAGCCCGTGGTCGACCTCAAGGCGCGCATCGTGCAAACCCGCAATGTCGAGCGCGGCGAGACCGTCGGTTATGGCGGCACCTGGACCGCGCGGCGGCCGACCAAACTCGCGATCATCGCGGTCGGCTATGCCGACGGCTATTTCCGCGCCGCCAGCTCCAATGACGGCACCCGCGGTGCCGAGGTCGTTGTCGCCGGCAAGCGCTGCCCGGTCGCGGGCCGCGTTTCGATGGATCTGATCGCGATCGATATCACCGACTTGCCCCCGAATGCGGCGCGGCGCGGCCACATGGTGACGCTGCTCGGCGAGGGCATCACCGTCGACGAGCTCGCGCATCATTTCGGCACGATCGGCTACGAGGTGCTGACCAGCCTCGGCCGCCGCTACGCCCGCGTCTACAAGGGCGGCAATGAGGTGGAGCCGCTGGTCAAGCCGGAGCCCCCGCCGACGGCCGAGCAGCCGCCCTCCCCGCCGCCGATCCAGCAGCCCGCGAGCCCGCCGCCGCTGCCGAGCTGA
- a CDS encoding NAD(P)-dependent oxidoreductase, whose protein sequence is MAAGQQPRNQSTKKRTTDMGRNDKGNVGFIGIGTMGREMVRNLLVAGHAVRVFDLNQAALADSVKEGAAGANSPADAAQGADIVITMLPDTPHVEATIYGENGLLKSPPPGKLIVDMSTISPVAVRRIHADLQKVGVGFIDAPVSGGPVGAKNAALSIMAGGDAAAFAQAEPFFRAMGTTITHVGASGAGQTVKLCNQLICGINIQAICEALALGRASGIDLNLLRRVLLGGSAASWMLDKLGPAMIAGDVSAGFRIDLQLKDLRLVQEHAQALSVPLPGTALVTSQYVDARAHGEGSNGNQALFRVYDRMTNQVTG, encoded by the coding sequence ATCGCGGCAGGCCAACAACCAAGAAACCAATCAACCAAGAAACGGACGACTGACATGGGACGGAACGACAAGGGCAATGTCGGCTTCATCGGCATCGGCACGATGGGCCGCGAGATGGTGCGCAACCTCCTGGTGGCCGGGCATGCGGTTCGCGTCTTCGATCTCAACCAAGCCGCCTTGGCCGACAGCGTCAAGGAAGGCGCGGCCGGCGCCAACAGCCCCGCCGACGCAGCGCAAGGCGCCGACATCGTCATCACCATGCTGCCCGACACGCCCCATGTCGAAGCGACTATCTACGGCGAGAACGGCCTCCTGAAGTCGCCGCCACCGGGCAAGCTCATCGTCGACATGAGCACGATCTCGCCGGTCGCCGTCCGCCGCATCCATGCCGACCTGCAAAAGGTCGGCGTCGGCTTCATCGACGCACCGGTCTCCGGCGGGCCCGTGGGCGCCAAGAACGCTGCGCTCTCGATCATGGCCGGCGGCGATGCGGCTGCCTTTGCGCAGGCAGAACCGTTCTTCCGTGCAATGGGCACGACCATCACGCATGTCGGCGCGTCCGGCGCGGGGCAAACCGTCAAGCTCTGCAATCAGCTGATCTGCGGCATCAACATCCAGGCGATCTGCGAGGCGCTCGCGCTCGGGCGCGCGTCTGGCATCGATCTCAATCTGCTGCGTCGCGTGCTGCTCGGTGGCTCCGCCGCCTCCTGGATGCTCGACAAGCTCGGCCCCGCAATGATCGCGGGCGACGTCTCCGCCGGCTTCCGGATCGATCTCCAGCTCAAGGACCTCCGCCTGGTGCAAGAGCACGCACAGGCGCTGAGCGTGCCGTTGCCCGGAACCGCGCTCGTCACCAGCCAGTACGTGGACGCGCGCGCGCATGGCGAAGGCAGCAACGGCAACCAGGCGCTGTTCCGCGTCTATGACCGCATGACCAACCAGGTGACGGGCTGA
- a CDS encoding GFA family protein, which produces MPIEASCHCGETVFEVTEAPASVTRCTCSLCAKRGALWAYYTPAQFRLLSPPESVATYLWGSRTVKHHFCASCGCGTYSESPDWSTGKPDFDNPKVAVNARLFDDFDLDAVPVNMIDGRNLW; this is translated from the coding sequence ATGCCGATCGAGGCGAGCTGTCATTGCGGTGAGACGGTGTTCGAGGTGACGGAGGCGCCGGCGAGCGTGACGCGCTGCACCTGCTCACTCTGCGCCAAGCGGGGCGCGTTGTGGGCCTATTACACGCCGGCGCAATTTCGCCTGCTGTCGCCGCCGGAAAGTGTCGCGACCTATCTCTGGGGCAGCCGCACGGTCAAACATCATTTCTGCGCGAGCTGCGGCTGCGGCACCTATTCGGAGTCGCCTGACTGGTCGACCGGCAAGCCCGATTTCGACAACCCCAAGGTCGCGGTGAATGCACGCCTGTTCGACGATTTCGATCTCGATGCCGTGCCGGTGAACATGATCGACGGCAGGAATTTGTGGTGA
- a CDS encoding amino acid ABC transporter permease — MSLQLDFPAVLERWPSFLAGAALTLELAAFATVLGALFGTLAAVGRGSRSPLIAGACKVYVETIRNTPLLVQIFLVYFGLASLGLKFSAFTVAVAALTINVGAYTAEIMRAGFEAIPRGQIEAAEGLALSRLQIYWHIILLPAIEKVYPALTSQFVLLMLASSVCSQISAEELTAVANYIQSDTYRAFETYIIVAVLYVILSLVMRASFWGLGLVLFPRRRRLGTPL; from the coding sequence ATGAGCCTCCAACTCGACTTTCCCGCGGTGCTGGAGCGTTGGCCAAGTTTTCTGGCCGGCGCGGCGCTGACGCTGGAGCTGGCGGCCTTCGCGACGGTGCTCGGCGCCCTGTTCGGCACGCTCGCAGCCGTCGGCCGCGGCTCGCGAAGCCCGCTGATCGCGGGCGCCTGCAAAGTCTATGTCGAGACCATCCGCAACACGCCGCTGCTGGTACAGATCTTCCTGGTCTATTTCGGCCTCGCCAGCCTGGGGCTGAAATTCTCCGCCTTCACGGTGGCCGTGGCCGCGCTGACGATCAATGTCGGCGCCTACACCGCCGAGATCATGCGTGCCGGCTTCGAGGCGATCCCGCGCGGACAGATCGAGGCCGCCGAAGGACTCGCGCTGTCGCGACTGCAGATCTACTGGCACATCATCCTGCTGCCGGCGATCGAGAAGGTCTATCCAGCGCTGACCAGCCAGTTCGTGCTGTTGATGCTGGCCTCCTCGGTCTGCTCACAGATCTCGGCGGAAGAACTCACCGCCGTCGCCAACTACATCCAGTCGGACACCTATCGCGCGTTCGAGACCTACATCATCGTCGCCGTGCTCTACGTCATCCTGTCGCTGGTGATGCGCGCGAGCTTCTGGGGCCTCGGCCTCGTGCTGTTTCCGCGCCGGCGCCGGCTCGGCACGCCGTTGTGA
- a CDS encoding PaaI family thioesterase, translating into MRAEADPEFAAVAERIHANVGRQGFMNLVGAELSELSRGTCTIAVARRPELLQQHGFFHGGVTAFLVDNATTIAAATSRGQPALTAEYKLNLLSPAVGDKLICRARVIKPGRQVSVVAADVFCVNDGVEKHTATALASIAMLSEDVAAKTKSPAA; encoded by the coding sequence ATGCGAGCCGAAGCAGATCCCGAATTCGCAGCCGTAGCCGAGCGCATCCATGCCAATGTCGGCCGTCAGGGCTTCATGAACCTGGTGGGCGCCGAGCTCTCGGAATTGTCGCGCGGCACCTGCACGATTGCGGTCGCGCGCCGGCCCGAGCTGCTTCAGCAGCACGGATTCTTCCATGGCGGCGTCACCGCCTTCCTGGTCGACAATGCCACGACGATCGCAGCGGCGACCTCGCGCGGCCAGCCGGCTTTGACGGCGGAATACAAGCTCAATCTGCTATCGCCGGCGGTCGGTGACAAGCTGATCTGCCGGGCCAGGGTGATCAAGCCCGGCCGCCAGGTCTCGGTGGTCGCGGCCGACGTGTTTTGCGTCAACGACGGTGTCGAGAAGCACACGGCAACTGCGCTCGCCTCGATCGCGATGCTGAGCGAGGACGTGGCCGCGAAAACGAAAAGCCCGGCCGCCTGA
- a CDS encoding amino acid ABC transporter permease, translated as MGGHLNINHLMFLGQGALWTIGLSVIALIGGGIVGFVIALARISPLKSVRIASGVYVQLIQGTPLLVILFLGYFGLAAIGLKVSPLAAAGASLTLYVSAYLGEIWRGCIQSVPKPQWEAAEGLALSRTQRMMKVILPQAIRIATPPTVGFMVQIIKNTSLASVVGFVELMRSGQIVNNSLFEPFAIYAIIAVVYFAMCYPLSLFSQKLERRMGRGRSNLAPA; from the coding sequence ATGGGCGGACATCTCAACATCAATCATCTGATGTTCCTCGGTCAGGGCGCGCTGTGGACGATTGGCCTGTCCGTGATCGCACTGATCGGCGGCGGCATCGTCGGCTTTGTGATCGCGCTCGCGCGTATCTCGCCGCTCAAATCGGTGCGGATCGCCAGCGGCGTCTATGTCCAGTTGATCCAGGGCACGCCGCTGCTCGTCATCCTGTTCCTCGGCTATTTCGGCCTCGCCGCGATCGGCCTCAAGGTCTCGCCGTTAGCTGCCGCCGGCGCTTCGCTCACGCTCTATGTCTCGGCCTATCTCGGCGAGATCTGGCGCGGCTGCATCCAGTCGGTGCCGAAGCCGCAATGGGAGGCCGCCGAAGGACTGGCGCTGAGCCGCACCCAGCGCATGATGAAGGTGATCCTGCCGCAGGCGATCCGCATCGCGACGCCGCCGACCGTCGGCTTCATGGTGCAGATCATCAAGAACACCTCGCTTGCCTCCGTGGTCGGCTTCGTCGAGCTGATGCGGTCGGGCCAGATCGTCAACAACTCGCTGTTCGAGCCGTTCGCCATCTACGCGATCATCGCCGTCGTCTATTTCGCCATGTGCTATCCCCTGTCCCTGTTCAGTCAGAAGCTGGAACGGCGGATGGGGCGTGGCAGGTCCAACCTCGCACCAGCCTGA
- a CDS encoding TetR/AcrR family transcriptional regulator, with protein MTTSVRDDLLAAGLFVFDRVGFEAATVAAIRARARASNGSFFHVFGSKKELAGALFLEVLRHYHAAVLAALDPMPSAGQGIDRLIRAHLDWVVSSRREARYLFEISRSEWDEDVRDAQRAQNARLAEGIERWRAPLVAGGELLPMTPVMFVSQLIGPAQIFCRAFLSGRDRTDPRSEADTLVACANRALRPPDRIHKL; from the coding sequence ATGACGACGAGCGTGCGTGACGACCTGTTGGCGGCCGGGCTTTTCGTGTTCGACCGCGTCGGCTTCGAAGCTGCGACGGTGGCGGCGATCCGGGCCCGGGCACGCGCCTCCAACGGCAGCTTCTTTCATGTCTTCGGATCGAAGAAGGAACTGGCGGGTGCGCTGTTCCTGGAGGTGCTGCGGCACTATCACGCCGCAGTGCTGGCCGCGCTCGACCCGATGCCCAGTGCCGGGCAGGGCATCGATCGGCTGATCCGCGCCCATCTCGACTGGGTGGTGTCGAGCCGGCGCGAGGCCCGCTATCTCTTCGAGATATCGCGCAGCGAATGGGACGAGGACGTCCGCGACGCCCAGCGCGCGCAGAATGCGCGCCTTGCCGAAGGCATCGAGCGCTGGCGCGCGCCGCTGGTTGCCGGCGGCGAGCTTTTGCCGATGACGCCGGTGATGTTCGTCAGCCAGCTCATCGGCCCTGCCCAGATCTTCTGCCGCGCCTTTCTCTCGGGACGTGACCGCACCGATCCGCGCAGCGAAGCCGACACGCTTGTCGCCTGCGCCAACCGTGCGCTGCGTCCGCCCGATCGCATCCACAAGCTATAG
- a CDS encoding amino acid ABC transporter ATP-binding protein: MQQNPSSSEPIVSLRDVQKSFGPLRVLDGVSFAVERGEVLALIGRSGSGKSTALRCIDRFEKVDGGEIVVCGHRVDRADVDLRALRQDVGIVFQSYNLFPHLTIEQNITLAPCAVKGMATSQARNLARKVLAQVGLEEKLHAYPEQLSGGQQQRAAIARSLAMQPKVMLFDEVTSALDPELTSEVLKVIEQLAADGMTMVMVTHEMGFAKGIADRIVFMHRGKVHETGPASILTSPTTPELMQFVGTGNLKS, from the coding sequence ATGCAGCAAAACCCCTCCTCCTCCGAACCGATCGTGTCGCTCCGCGACGTGCAGAAGAGCTTTGGTCCGCTCCGGGTGCTCGATGGCGTCTCCTTTGCCGTCGAGCGCGGCGAAGTGCTGGCGCTGATCGGCCGCTCCGGCTCCGGCAAGAGCACGGCACTGCGCTGCATCGACCGCTTCGAGAAGGTCGACGGCGGCGAGATCGTCGTGTGCGGACACCGCGTCGACCGCGCTGATGTCGATCTGCGCGCGCTGCGCCAGGACGTCGGCATCGTGTTCCAGAGCTACAATCTGTTTCCGCACCTCACCATCGAGCAGAACATCACGCTCGCCCCCTGCGCCGTGAAGGGCATGGCCACCTCGCAAGCCAGGAACCTCGCCCGAAAAGTGCTCGCGCAGGTCGGGCTAGAGGAGAAACTGCACGCCTATCCCGAGCAGCTCTCGGGCGGCCAGCAGCAGCGCGCGGCGATCGCCCGCTCGCTCGCGATGCAGCCGAAGGTGATGCTGTTCGACGAGGTCACCTCCGCGCTCGATCCCGAGCTTACCAGCGAGGTGCTCAAGGTGATCGAGCAACTCGCGGCAGACGGCATGACCATGGTGATGGTCACCCACGAGATGGGCTTTGCCAAGGGCATCGCCGATCGGATCGTGTTCATGCACCGCGGCAAGGTCCACGAGACCGGACCCGCTTCGATCCTGACATCGCCAACGACCCCCGAGCTCATGCAATTCGTGGGCACGGGAAACCTAAAATCATAA
- a CDS encoding DUF4886 domain-containing protein, which yields MMRLFARVMLALCLAVAAGFNAQAQTKPKVTTSGPDFPKAALFVGNSFFYYNNGMPGHLSFMERAADAENKAAYRNTMATIGGSGLDWHDMDNLLRPGGIGAYSFDDQNNVVFNKPGRQFDAVVMMDCSQCPIHPQLKDAFTTFAKKDSEIVRAHGMRPVFFMSWAYADKPEMTEALAEAYTLAGNANDALVIPAGLAFARVRKLQPELNLYAPDKRHPSPAGTYLATCVTLAALTGRSPVGNSYNMGLDAETTQLLQKAAWDTVQEYYGR from the coding sequence ATGATGCGTCTTTTTGCGCGAGTGATGCTCGCACTGTGTCTGGCCGTTGCAGCCGGCTTCAATGCGCAGGCGCAGACCAAACCGAAGGTCACGACATCAGGACCTGACTTCCCCAAGGCCGCGCTGTTCGTCGGCAACAGCTTCTTCTATTACAACAACGGCATGCCCGGACATCTCTCCTTCATGGAGCGGGCTGCGGATGCCGAGAACAAGGCGGCATACCGCAACACCATGGCCACGATCGGCGGCTCCGGCCTCGACTGGCACGACATGGACAATCTGCTGCGGCCGGGCGGCATCGGCGCCTATTCCTTCGACGATCAGAACAACGTCGTCTTCAACAAGCCGGGCAGGCAGTTCGATGCCGTCGTCATGATGGATTGCAGCCAGTGCCCGATCCATCCGCAATTGAAGGACGCGTTCACGACCTTTGCGAAGAAGGATAGCGAGATCGTCCGTGCCCACGGCATGCGGCCGGTGTTTTTCATGTCCTGGGCCTATGCCGACAAGCCGGAGATGACGGAAGCGTTGGCCGAGGCCTATACGCTCGCCGGCAATGCCAATGATGCGCTCGTGATCCCCGCAGGCCTCGCCTTCGCGCGCGTGCGCAAGCTCCAGCCGGAGCTCAATCTGTATGCGCCGGACAAGCGGCACCCGAGTCCGGCGGGCACGTATCTGGCAACCTGCGTGACGCTCGCCGCGCTGACCGGGCGCTCGCCGGTTGGCAACTCCTACAACATGGGACTGGATGCGGAGACCACCCAACTGCTGCAAAAAGCGGCGTGGGATACTGTGCAGGAATATTACGGGCGTTGA